In a genomic window of Shouchella clausii:
- the ispG gene encoding flavodoxin-dependent (E)-4-hydroxy-3-methylbut-2-enyl-diphosphate synthase: MAERVHRKNTRPVKVGNLTIGGNDEIIIQSMTTTKTHDVEATVAEINRLEEAGCQIVRVACPDMRAAEAISEIKKRINIPLVVDIHFNYKFALKAIEGGADKIRINPGNIGKRENVEAVVKAAKEKGIPIRIGVNAGSLERHLLEKYGYPTADAMVESALHHIRILEELDFYDIIVSMKASDVRLAIEAYDKASKAFDYPLHLGITESGTLFAGTVKSAAGIGALLHIGIGNTLRISLSADPVEEVKVARELLKSFGLAANAATLISCPTCGRIEIDLISIANEVEEYIAKIKAPIKVAVLGCAVNGPGEAREADIGIAGARGEGLLFMKGEIVRKVPEETMVEELKKEIDKLAEEHYAKQREAQPN, translated from the coding sequence ATGGCCGAGAGAGTTCACCGCAAAAATACGCGCCCTGTTAAGGTAGGAAACCTGACAATAGGGGGAAATGATGAAATTATTATCCAAAGCATGACGACAACAAAAACGCATGATGTCGAAGCGACTGTTGCGGAAATTAATCGATTAGAAGAAGCTGGCTGCCAGATTGTACGTGTAGCTTGTCCAGATATGCGAGCTGCAGAAGCAATCTCTGAAATAAAAAAACGCATCAATATTCCCCTTGTCGTTGATATTCATTTTAACTACAAGTTTGCGCTTAAAGCAATTGAAGGTGGCGCTGACAAAATCCGCATCAATCCTGGCAATATCGGCAAGCGCGAGAATGTAGAAGCAGTCGTAAAGGCAGCAAAAGAAAAAGGCATTCCAATCCGCATTGGCGTCAACGCCGGCTCGTTGGAACGCCATTTGCTTGAGAAATACGGCTACCCAACTGCTGACGCGATGGTCGAAAGTGCATTGCACCATATCCGTATTTTAGAAGAACTCGATTTTTACGATATTATCGTATCGATGAAAGCCTCGGATGTGCGTTTAGCGATCGAAGCTTATGACAAAGCGAGCAAAGCATTCGACTACCCGCTCCATCTGGGCATTACTGAATCAGGCACGCTTTTTGCCGGGACGGTAAAAAGTGCAGCAGGAATTGGCGCCCTTCTGCATATAGGTATTGGCAATACATTGCGGATATCGCTGTCTGCTGATCCGGTTGAAGAAGTAAAAGTGGCACGGGAACTATTGAAATCGTTTGGCCTTGCCGCTAATGCAGCAACACTCATCTCCTGCCCAACGTGCGGGCGGATAGAGATTGATTTGATTAGCATCGCCAACGAAGTGGAAGAATACATTGCAAAAATTAAAGCACCGATAAAAGTCGCTGTTCTCGGTTGCGCCGTAAATGGCCCAGGCGAAGCCCGAGAAGCAGATATCGGTATTGCCGGAGCACGGGGCGAAGGACTTTTGTTCATGAAAGGCGAGATTGTCCGTAAAGTCCCAGAAGAAACAATGGTGGAAGAGCTAAAGAAAGAAATCGATAAACTTGCAGAAGAGCATTATGCAAAACAACGCGAAGCTCAGCCGAACTAA
- a CDS encoding CD225/dispanin family protein, translated as MLAENKQKEPVKLVDENDPSLTFLNTHVDGHDGEEGSDYLLDNQDENRFNEETASEFSADERLREQDPEEEADRTDAGKGIGTLALILSITSLFLVPLLLGTAGIICGAVAISRGARGLGIWATAIGIVSVLSTLIFSPYF; from the coding sequence ATGTTGGCGGAAAACAAACAGAAAGAACCGGTTAAATTAGTCGATGAAAATGATCCATCGCTAACCTTCTTAAATACGCATGTTGATGGCCATGATGGCGAAGAAGGTTCAGACTACTTGCTGGACAATCAAGATGAAAACCGTTTTAACGAGGAAACGGCAAGCGAATTTTCAGCAGACGAAAGGTTGCGAGAACAAGATCCAGAAGAAGAGGCAGACCGAACAGATGCCGGGAAAGGGATAGGTACATTGGCGCTCATCCTCTCCATTACTTCCTTGTTTCTTGTCCCATTATTGTTAGGCACAGCCGGCATTATTTGCGGCGCTGTTGCAATTTCACGGGGGGCAAGAGGGTTAGGCATTTGGGCCACTGCAATAGGCATTGTTTCTGTTCTCTCTACGCTTATCTTTTCACCCTATTTTTAA